The following coding sequences lie in one Vitis vinifera cultivar Pinot Noir 40024 chromosome 19, ASM3070453v1 genomic window:
- the LOC104877705 gene encoding uncharacterized protein LOC104877705 isoform X1 gives MDLHRSTLLQTDQAVDKHFNRENCKFHADDLHVHGIIKRKLDDIVNKNIKPFAICCLKNIASRMRNTTSLMEPKVGTCIRQKWPVQDNLSVADMKLIMFKPALLLGAQTNISQLLQLPQFIGGISPPGSFHQQPNGHQCLMSSDAPRPGASPGSPGRTPPTSPPCSAPSPGHPGSAPPPTDPPGSCAAPPSSLGSAPPLGNPDAPPPSGPPGSEPSPSPPGSAPPTDPPGSAVPPPGSTRAPPPTGPPGSEPSPSPPGSAPPTDPPGSAAPPPGSPGAPPPTGPPGSEPPPSSPGSAPPPGLPPSPPRTPGAPSSGPLPRSPPRRSAATPASLLLRPHGRPLRFPLRRGRPGPSPLGLPPRQSDTPDAPPPCSPPKSTAPNRGEASSSGTKGGRTSESENRKNPTQRNWELKPYPAGALSAPPTTSVIHPRRPPTSPPYRIIGTSKPVPTPYTGIKPAPYHPPNYPPKPTAPVPTPYTGRGKPPPYYPPKSTTPNRREESSLRTWRESPGASCSRTKGGSQEPPNSGTKEGRQEPAGSGTKGGSQEPSSSVTQSSSSAGGITNEPENRQNPTQRNWELRPYPASALPADPPKKNKCNCCTQ, from the exons ATGGACTTGCACCGATCAACACTGCTGCAGACAGATCAAGCTGTCGACAAGCATTTCAACCGGGAGAATTGCAAGTTCCATGCTGATGATCTTCACGTCCATGGAATCATAAAG AGAAAGCTGGACGATATtgtgaataaaaatatcaaacctTTCGCTATCTGCTGTCTGAAAAATATTGCGTCAAGGATGAGGAACACCACCTCCTTG ATGGAACCCAAAGTCGGAACTTGCATAAGACAGAAATGGCCAGTTCAAGATAATTTAAGCG TGGCAGATATGAAGTTAATTATGTTCAAGCCAGCACTACTTCTTGGTGCCCAAACCAATATTTCACAGCTGCTGCAACTTCCTCAATTCATTGGAGGAATTTCTCCTCCTGGATCTTTTCACCAG caaccaaatggacATCAATGCCTGATGAGCTCCGATGCACCAAGGCCAGGCGCATCACCTGGTAGTCCTGGTCGCACACCGCCAACTAGTCCTCCTTGCAGCGCACCATCACCTGGTCATCCTGGAAGCGCACCACCACCAACTGATCCTCCTGGCAGCTGCGCAGCACCACCTAGTTCCCTTGGAAGCGCACCACCACTCGGTAATCCTGATGCGCCACCACCAAGTGGTCCTCCTGGCAGTGAGCCATCACCAAGTCCTCCTGGAAGTGCACCACCAACTGATCCTCCTGGCAGCGCAGTACCACCACCTGGCAGTACCCGTGCGCCACCACCAACCGGTCCTCCTGGCAGTGAGCCATCACCAAGTCCTCCTGGAAGTGCACCACCAACTGATCCTCCTGGCAGCGCAGCACCACCACCTGGCAGTCCCGGTGCGCCACCACCAACCGGTCCTCCTGGCAGTGAACCACCACCTAGTTCCCCTGGCAGCGCACCACCACCTGGTCTTCCTCCTAGCCCACCTCGTACTCCTGGTGCACCATCATCTGGCCCTCTGCCTAGATCACCTCCTCGTCGTAGTGCAGCAACACCTGCTAGTTTACTACTTAGACCACATGGTCGTCCACTTCGTTTTCCACTTAGACGAGGTCGTCCTGGTCCCTCACCACTTGGTCTTCCGCCTAGACAATCCGATACTCCTGATGCACCACCACCATGTTCTCCACCAAAATCAACTGCACCAAACAGGGGGGAAGCATCAAGCTCAGGGACAAAGGGAGGGAGAACCAGTGAatcagaaaatagaaaaaatcccaCTCAAAGGAATTGGGAGCTTAAGCCGTATCCTGCGGGTGCTTTGTCAGCGCCGCCGACAACTTCAGTTATTCATCCTCGTCGTCCGCCTACATCTCCACCTTATCGTATTATTGGTACGTCTAAACCTGTACCTACACCATACACTGGTATAAAGCCAGCACCATATCATCCGCCAAATTATCCACCAAAACCAACTGCACCTGTACCTACACCATACACTGGTAGGGGAAAGCCACCACCATATTATCCACCCAAATCAACTACACCAAACAGGAGGGAAGAATCAAGCTTAAGGACATGGAGAGAGAGTCCAGGAGCATCAt GCTCAAGGACAAAGGGAGGGAGTCAAGAACCACCAAACTCAGGGACAAAGGAAGGGAGGCAAGAACCAGCAGGCTCAGGGACAAAGGGAGGGAGTCAAGAACCATCAAGCTCAGTCACACAGAGTTCATCAAGCGCGGGAGGTATAACCAATGAACCAGAAAATAGGCAAAATCCCACTCAAAGGAATTGGGAGCTCAGGCCTTATCCTGCGAGTGCTTTGCCGGCGGacccccccaaaaaaaacaaGTGCAATTGCTGCACGCAATAG
- the LOC104877705 gene encoding uncharacterized protein LOC104877705 isoform X2 — MKSLITVADMKLIMFKPALLLGAQTNISQLLQLPQFIGGISPPGSFHQQPNGHQCLMSSDAPRPGASPGSPGRTPPTSPPCSAPSPGHPGSAPPPTDPPGSCAAPPSSLGSAPPLGNPDAPPPSGPPGSEPSPSPPGSAPPTDPPGSAVPPPGSTRAPPPTGPPGSEPSPSPPGSAPPTDPPGSAAPPPGSPGAPPPTGPPGSEPPPSSPGSAPPPGLPPSPPRTPGAPSSGPLPRSPPRRSAATPASLLLRPHGRPLRFPLRRGRPGPSPLGLPPRQSDTPDAPPPCSPPKSTAPNRGEASSSGTKGGRTSESENRKNPTQRNWELKPYPAGALSAPPTTSVIHPRRPPTSPPYRIIGTSKPVPTPYTGIKPAPYHPPNYPPKPTAPVPTPYTGRGKPPPYYPPKSTTPNRREESSLRTWRESPGASCSRTKGGSQEPPNSGTKEGRQEPAGSGTKGGSQEPSSSVTQSSSSAGGITNEPENRQNPTQRNWELRPYPASALPADPPKKNKCNCCTQ; from the exons ATGAAGAGTTTGATTACAGTGGCAGATATGAAGTTAATTATGTTCAAGCCAGCACTACTTCTTGGTGCCCAAACCAATATTTCACAGCTGCTGCAACTTCCTCAATTCATTGGAGGAATTTCTCCTCCTGGATCTTTTCACCAG caaccaaatggacATCAATGCCTGATGAGCTCCGATGCACCAAGGCCAGGCGCATCACCTGGTAGTCCTGGTCGCACACCGCCAACTAGTCCTCCTTGCAGCGCACCATCACCTGGTCATCCTGGAAGCGCACCACCACCAACTGATCCTCCTGGCAGCTGCGCAGCACCACCTAGTTCCCTTGGAAGCGCACCACCACTCGGTAATCCTGATGCGCCACCACCAAGTGGTCCTCCTGGCAGTGAGCCATCACCAAGTCCTCCTGGAAGTGCACCACCAACTGATCCTCCTGGCAGCGCAGTACCACCACCTGGCAGTACCCGTGCGCCACCACCAACCGGTCCTCCTGGCAGTGAGCCATCACCAAGTCCTCCTGGAAGTGCACCACCAACTGATCCTCCTGGCAGCGCAGCACCACCACCTGGCAGTCCCGGTGCGCCACCACCAACCGGTCCTCCTGGCAGTGAACCACCACCTAGTTCCCCTGGCAGCGCACCACCACCTGGTCTTCCTCCTAGCCCACCTCGTACTCCTGGTGCACCATCATCTGGCCCTCTGCCTAGATCACCTCCTCGTCGTAGTGCAGCAACACCTGCTAGTTTACTACTTAGACCACATGGTCGTCCACTTCGTTTTCCACTTAGACGAGGTCGTCCTGGTCCCTCACCACTTGGTCTTCCGCCTAGACAATCCGATACTCCTGATGCACCACCACCATGTTCTCCACCAAAATCAACTGCACCAAACAGGGGGGAAGCATCAAGCTCAGGGACAAAGGGAGGGAGAACCAGTGAatcagaaaatagaaaaaatcccaCTCAAAGGAATTGGGAGCTTAAGCCGTATCCTGCGGGTGCTTTGTCAGCGCCGCCGACAACTTCAGTTATTCATCCTCGTCGTCCGCCTACATCTCCACCTTATCGTATTATTGGTACGTCTAAACCTGTACCTACACCATACACTGGTATAAAGCCAGCACCATATCATCCGCCAAATTATCCACCAAAACCAACTGCACCTGTACCTACACCATACACTGGTAGGGGAAAGCCACCACCATATTATCCACCCAAATCAACTACACCAAACAGGAGGGAAGAATCAAGCTTAAGGACATGGAGAGAGAGTCCAGGAGCATCAt GCTCAAGGACAAAGGGAGGGAGTCAAGAACCACCAAACTCAGGGACAAAGGAAGGGAGGCAAGAACCAGCAGGCTCAGGGACAAAGGGAGGGAGTCAAGAACCATCAAGCTCAGTCACACAGAGTTCATCAAGCGCGGGAGGTATAACCAATGAACCAGAAAATAGGCAAAATCCCACTCAAAGGAATTGGGAGCTCAGGCCTTATCCTGCGAGTGCTTTGCCGGCGGacccccccaaaaaaaacaaGTGCAATTGCTGCACGCAATAG